A single genomic interval of Campylobacterota bacterium harbors:
- a CDS encoding RNA methyltransferase: MHDSPEYLEKKRFFDSLVTLYGRNVAVEVLRDQSVEIHKLHLSKSNRIDETIQEIVDLAEMRGVEIKYHTKEALSRISKNSAQDQGVALDVKALNYRSAAQIGSDFPGAFRLLALDGINNPQNLGMIIRSAAASRIDGIVLPKKNSTRLSPLVMKASAGTLFKIPIYYCDTLSEILGLEETAFITLSSHARDDIHSLKIPSRAVFVLGNESEGVSDAVMRASTHSVSIPMHRGVESLNVAVTAGIVSFLP; this comes from the coding sequence ATGCACGATTCACCCGAATATCTAGAGAAAAAACGTTTTTTCGATTCGCTGGTGACCCTGTACGGCCGCAATGTGGCCGTAGAGGTGCTTCGTGACCAATCGGTCGAAATCCACAAACTGCATCTTTCCAAAAGCAACCGGATCGACGAAACGATACAAGAAATCGTCGATTTGGCCGAAATGCGGGGCGTTGAGATCAAATACCATACGAAAGAGGCGTTGTCGCGCATCTCGAAAAACAGCGCACAGGATCAGGGAGTCGCCCTGGACGTCAAGGCGCTCAATTACCGCAGCGCCGCGCAGATCGGCAGCGATTTTCCCGGAGCGTTCCGCCTGCTGGCCCTCGATGGGATCAACAACCCCCAAAATCTGGGGATGATCATCCGCTCCGCCGCCGCAAGCCGGATTGACGGCATCGTGCTGCCCAAGAAAAACTCGACCAGGCTCTCCCCTTTGGTGATGAAAGCGAGCGCGGGGACATTGTTCAAAATCCCGATCTACTACTGCGATACGCTCAGCGAGATACTGGGATTGGAAGAGACGGCGTTCATCACCCTTTCATCCCACGCGCGCGACGATATCCATTCCCTGAAAATCCCCTCACGTGCCGTTTTTGTGCTGGGGAACGAATCCGAAGGGGTCAGCGATGCGGTCATGCGGGCGTCGACCCACAGCGTAAGCATTCCGATGCACCGCGGGGTCGAGTCTCTCAACGTCGCCGTGACGGCGGGAATCGTCAGTTTTCTACCATAA
- a CDS encoding thioredoxin family protein yields the protein MQTLDTISHTLNTNDAVMLYFSAPGCNVCHALKPKLTEAVMEHFPTFIIESIDISETPEIASHFSVFAIPTVLIFFQGREFLRKSRHMSVGEVIDAIERPYCLMVEN from the coding sequence ATGCAAACACTTGATACGATCAGCCATACCCTAAACACGAACGATGCGGTCATGCTCTACTTCAGCGCACCCGGATGCAACGTCTGCCATGCCCTCAAACCCAAACTGACCGAAGCCGTTATGGAACACTTCCCTACGTTCATCATTGAGAGTATCGACATCTCCGAAACACCCGAAATCGCATCCCATTTTAGCGTCTTCGCCATTCCGACCGTTTTGATTTTCTTTCAGGGGCGGGAATTCTTGCGCAAAAGCCGCCATATGAGTGTGGGTGAAGTCATTGACGCGATTGAGCGACCGTATTGCCTTATGGTAGAAAACTGA
- a CDS encoding radical SAM protein — protein sequence MKFFRAYVEITNICGLSCSFCPPRKQPNTTMPLPFFRQVVDQLRDYTDEIALHVMGDPMVLSNLDAYLDEAHAQGLRVMITTSGFYLSPERRFMLLHPSIRQVNVSLNSFDKNGAGRSFEEYLEPILALCDEKVDRKTDAFINLRLWNLAGAEGDEAFNDRLFARLEEHFRLETGYIRSHASGERQGIRVAPKVLIHFDRYFEWPNLRNPDAGDGYCHGLRSQIGVLADGRVVPCCLDGEGVIDLGNLHETNLDRILSSKRAEAIVAGFEGGKAVEELCRKCTYKKRFDKEST from the coding sequence ATGAAATTTTTCCGCGCTTACGTTGAAATAACCAACATCTGCGGTCTCTCGTGCAGCTTCTGTCCTCCCAGAAAACAGCCGAATACGACGATGCCCCTGCCGTTTTTCCGGCAGGTTGTGGATCAGCTCAGAGACTACACCGACGAAATCGCTTTGCACGTCATGGGGGATCCGATGGTGTTGTCCAACCTCGACGCCTATTTGGACGAAGCACACGCGCAGGGGCTCAGGGTGATGATCACGACGAGCGGATTTTATCTGAGCCCGGAACGGCGTTTCATGCTCTTGCATCCGTCGATCCGCCAGGTAAACGTATCGCTCAACAGTTTCGACAAAAACGGTGCCGGACGGAGCTTTGAGGAATATTTGGAACCGATTTTGGCCCTGTGCGATGAAAAAGTGGACAGAAAAACCGATGCGTTCATCAACCTGAGGCTTTGGAATCTGGCAGGGGCGGAAGGCGACGAGGCTTTCAATGATCGGTTGTTTGCAAGGCTCGAAGAGCATTTCCGTCTGGAAACCGGCTACATCCGTTCACATGCGAGCGGAGAACGCCAGGGGATTCGGGTAGCCCCGAAAGTGCTGATCCATTTCGACCGCTATTTCGAGTGGCCGAATCTGCGTAATCCCGATGCGGGAGACGGTTATTGCCACGGCCTGCGTTCCCAGATCGGGGTATTGGCGGACGGTCGTGTCGTCCCCTGTTGCCTGGATGGGGAGGGGGTGATCGATTTGGGTAACCTGCACGAGACAAATTTGGATAGAATTCTCTCATCGAAACGCGCCGAAGCGATTGTGGCGGGGTTCGAGGGCGGGAAAGCCGTGGAAGAGCTGTGCCGAAAGTGCACCTACAAAAAACGATTTGACAAGGAGTCAACATGA